A segment of the Lolium perenne isolate Kyuss_39 chromosome 3, Kyuss_2.0, whole genome shotgun sequence genome:
atttaaagacaaccataaggctcctgccggttgccacaatacaataatgatcatctcatacatattcatcatcacattatggccatatcacatcaccaaaccctgcaaaaacaagttagacgtctctaatttggtttgcatattttacgtggtttagggttttcgagagagatctaatctacctacgaacttgaaccacaacgttgatactaatgttttcaatagaagagtaaattgaatcttcactatagtaggagagacagacacccgcaaagcctcttatgcaatacaagttgcatgtcgaacgaggaacaagtctcatgaacgcggtcatgtaaagttagtccgggccgcttcatcccactatgccacaaagatgcaaagtactcaaactaaagataacaagagcatcaacgcccacaaaccattgtgttctactcgtgcaaccatctatgcatagacacggctctgataccactgtaggataacgttgcatagaaaacaaaaattttcctacgacgaacacgcaatccaagccaagatgcaatctagaagacggtagcaacgagggggtatcgagtctcacccttgaagagattccaaagcctacaagatgaggctcttgttgctgcggtagatgatcacttgccgcttgcaaaagcgcgtagaagatcttgatcacgatcggttccggcgccacgaacgggcagcacctccgtactcggtcacacgttcggttgttgatgaagacgacgtccacctccccgttccagcgggcagcggaagtagtagctcctcttgaatccgacagcacgacggcgtggtgtcggtggcggtgtagaagtccggcggagcttcgctaagctacgcgggcaatatggagtggaggagcaaagctagggtttgggagggggtggccggccactcaagggggggcggccagcttatggtcttggggtggccggccccctcattatataggtggatcccaagtgttggtgtccaagtcttcgaataagacccgaaaccaaaaccttccataggaggggggaaacctagcccaactaggactcccacccaaaggtgggattcccacctcccatgtggggggtggccggccccctatggtggagtccacttgggactccaccccatctagggctggccggccatggaggtggagtcccttgtggactccaccttccttggtggtttcttccggacttttctagaaccttctagaaccttccatagaaccttccgcgacattttatttcacataaaatgacatcctatatatgaatcttattctccggaccattccggaactcctcgtgatgtccgggatctcatccgggactccgaacaaatattcgaactccattccataattcaagtgctaccatttcaacatccaactttaagtgtgtcaccctacggttcgagaactatgcggacatggttgagtactcacttcgaccaataaccaatagcgggatctggagatccataatggctcccacatattcaacgatgactttagtgatcgaatgaaccatacacatatattaccaattccctttgtctcgcgatattttacttgtccgaggtttgatcttcggtatcactctataccttgttcaacctcgtctcctgacaagtactctttactcgtaccgtggtatgtggtctcttatgaactcattcatatgcttgcaagatattagacgacattccaccgagagggcccagagtatatctatccgtcatcgggatggacaaatcccactgttgatccatatgcctcaactcatactttccggatacttaatcccacctttatagccacccatttacgcagtggtgtttggtataatcaaagtacctttccggtataagtgatttacatgatctcatggtcataaggactaggtaactatgtatcgaaagcttatagcaaataacttaatgacgagatcttatgctacgcttaattgggtgtgtccattatatcattcacacaatgacataaccttgttattaataacatccaatgttcatgattatgaaactaatcatccattaatcaacaagctagtttaagaggcatactagggacttcttgtttgtctacatatcacacatgtactaatgtttcggttaatacaattctagcatgatatataaacatttatcataaacataaagatataaataataaccactttattattgcctctagggcatatctccttcaggaacaccaactcgaaactgacaagacactggaccacatcgttctgtaaccgtggtagatcttctggattgattaccttctgagagattgcattgaggaatgcacatagcttcacaatggctactcgaacatttttcggtaggagccccctcaaagcaattggaagcaattgcgtcataatcacgtggcagtcgtgagacttcaggttttggaacttttgtctccgccatatttattattccctttatattcgacgagaagccagacgggaccttcatactgctcaggcattcaaaaaagatgaccttctcttctttggtaagagcgtagctggcacgaccttgaaaccgttccggatgccggtcttctgggtctttcaaatgttgctggtcctgccgtgcttcctttgtatcatttttcTTCCCATACACACCCAAGAAGCTTAGCAGCTTCACGCAAATATtcgtcgtaacatgcatcacgtcgattgcagagcggacatctaggattttccaatattctagctcccaaaatatagatttcttcttccacatgggtgcgtgcccgtcaactccctgcggaactgattgtcctccaggaccctttccaaagatgactttcaaatccttgaccatatcaaatacatcagcaccagtacgttccgtaggcttcggccggtgatctgccttgccgttgaaatgcttgcctttctttcttaagtTGTGATGTcggggaagaaatcgacgatgccctaggtacacattcttcttacaattagccaaatatatactttcagtctcatgtaagcagtgcgtgcatgcattgtattccttatttgtctgtcccgaaaggttactaagtgcaggccaatcattgatggttacgaaaagcaacgctcgtaggtcaaattcctcttctttgtgctcatcccacacacgtagaccaggtctgccccacaactgtaaaagttcatcaactaatggccttaggtacacatcgatgtcgttgccgggttgcttcggaccttggatgagcactggcatcataatgaacttccgcttcatgcacaaccaaggaggaaggttgtagatgcatagagtcacgggccaggtgctatggctggagctctgctcgccaaaaggattcatgccatctgtacttagaccaaatcttaagttccttgcgtcagctgcaaaatctttgaactctctgtcgatctttctccattgcgttccatcagcggggtgtctcaactccccgtccgacttacggtcttctttgtaccatcttaacaacttggcatgctctttgttcctgaacagacgtttcaaccatggtattataggagcataccacatcaccttggcgggaaccctcttcctgggtttctcgccctcaacatcgtcaccagggtcatctcctctgatcttataacgcaatgcaatgcataccggacattcattcaaattctcgtattcaccgcggtagaggatgcagtcgttaatgcatgcatgtatcttctaaacctctaaacctagagggcagacaaccttctttgcttcgtacgtactggcgggcaactcgttattctttggaaacatattctttatcattttcagcaacttttcaaatcccgagtcagatagaccttcctgtgccttccatttcagcaaatccagtgtgcagcccagctttttcagaccattatcgtatcctgggtacaacgactttttgtgatcctctaacatgcgatctaaattctccctctccttttcagtttcgcagcctctccgtgcatcagcaatggtccgaccaagatcatcagcgggctcattacgtgcctcttcttcaccttccccttcaccttccccttcaccttccccttcaccttccccttctgcttcccctccttcagcatcctccatgaaagtatcaccgaaatgatcaggatagttgtcatcatccccttcttcattttcttccattctaacccctctttctccatgcttggtccaacaattatagcttggcatgaaaccgtgccgaagtagGTGCACGTGAAcgactcttgaggaagagtaacccttctgattcttaaagTCGGCACATGGAcatataacaaaacccccctgcttgttcgcattagccactgcgaggaaatcattcaaacccgtaatgaactcgtccgagagtcggttaccgtacatccattgctgattcatctgcattattattatataaagtatataattaaccatcatgcatttgttaaactaactagctagaaataatagaaattaaactatGAACTATACACATGCatatttatcaatgacacatgaaaggttcaagttgctaaccgcgatcgagaaggaaaaataaatgagaaagcttaagtgtggctcggacacttcatatcatgctctcgggcatttcatcgaacactttgtgtgcataagaggatcaAAGCCAAACCCACCACCCCTTGTGAATAGAAGTGGAACACCAAGTTGCTCACACACAAAAGTGAAGTGTGCTGATAACGTTGTGCCGAAGTAGTGGTTGCCTGGAATATTATGTTGTAGCTCTACTCGGGggcgaagtcgttgtcgagcccccgagtgttggcTCCATGGATATGTAACCTGTTTTTGACTTCCGCTAGAAAATTCAATGAAATTATCGACCCCATTGAAGCTGAAGCCATTTGAATATTAAgccattgaagattacgccatgaTAGATAAAgtcattgaagatgaatccaatcatgaaatatttgagatgaatccatattgaagattacgccattaaatatgaagcatatattgaagatgaatccgctgatatcatagaggatgaatccattgacccgaagaaaataaatccagtaataaccatagatgataaatccaCTGACCCGGGAATGCGTCGGGTAGTATTGTATAAGAGTAAACCAATAATATCCATATAGATGAATCCGAATAAAATAAActcactgacccgaagaaaataaatccagtaatgaccatagatgataaatccaCTGACCCAGAAATACGTCGGGTAATATTATATTAGAGGAAACCGATTATAACcttataagatgaatccgacGAATACAAATCCagtaagccgaagaagataaatccactgtgccgaagaagataaatccactaagttgaagaaaataaatccactaagcCGGGGAAGATATATtcagagccgaagaagataaatccactaagccgaagaaaataaattcacCGAGTAATCGAGTGTATTTGCGGTAATGATGTAATGGCGCATCCCCGAGTGTCGGGTGTGGCAGAAGTAAATAATAATCGACCTTTGgaaaaggaacacttagctttttatcgGATGCGGCGGAGTCAACGTGAAAGCAGGTTGTGTAACGGACACGCGGTCGATGAAGTTGCGCGGCGTCTGACCGGAAGTAGTCCATGAAGAGGGCTCAGTCGATGTGACGGATATAGTCGATGACACAATCGAAGTTCACGGCGGGCGAGCTCCCGAGAGAGGCAAGTGCGCACTGTCGATTTACGGCGGACGAGCCCCCGAGCATGCGACTACGCGCGGCGAAGTAATCGGAGCTTGTTCCGATCTGAAGTTTTTATTGGAGCGCGGAAATacgttgtcgggtcttgtgatgaCAAATTCGCGAGCGTTGCGAAGTCCTCAAGTGCTCCCCGTCGTCCACGCTATGGCGTCAAACGCTTCCATGGCCGCCATTGGTACTATAAGGCCGCATTCAGCCTAGCGGCCGAAATTGTTGATTTGACTTTCGTAGTCCTTATACATGTATACGTCAGTGGTAATAATCTCTACTCCTATAGTGTACCAGTTTTGAATTTGGATTTACCACCACTGTTTCAACTTTCCCGCCGAAGCAAGCCGAACTCAATCTCAGCCATTGATTTGTTATCTTTCACTGCTATCCACCCTCCATCAGACGTTGTTCTCCTGGATCCAACGGCTAATATTTACCGGATTCGCTGCCCCTCTTTCCACATGTGCCTGAACCAGCCCGCACGTTCTAGATAGCTCTACGTGACTCGGTATGGCGCCAGCCAAATTTGAATCCAACTTGCCCGCGGAACTCCCCGACACCATACACAGCCAGCGCGCCAAAGCTAGCATCTCCATCCTCTCCACCTATTCTCTACACCCTGCTACGGTTGCATCTTCTTGCTTTGCTTCGCCTGCATCTAGCGGATCTACTCTGGGAGGGAGCTGAAGTGCATAGGCAACAGGTAAGCACATCGCTGTCTTTCTTTTCTGTTGGTTCCAGATTTTCTTGGTCATTTATCACATTGGAGTAACGTCACAGTCAGTGCTTCTGGCTAACAACTTCTCTTTTTCTTGTACATTGCAAATCTCCGCTTTTTTCTGTCCTTTGAGGTGGCTATGTGTGTTTATGCACGTCAGGTGTTTGTGTTTTTGTCGGAACTGCTGATTAGTGATATACCAATAGGAGGAAATGGGATTAGTGTGTGGTTGTGAAGTTGCATACCAGACTCGAATGGATAAATGCAGTGGTCCAACTTTTGTACTTTTTTTTGTCAGTTGGTTCAGTACGTGTCTGCCATTTGAGACTCATCAATTTTCTTTCCTTTATTATATCACATGGCATCGTTATGTAAACTGTTCTGATCTGTTCATAAGTTatactcatatgagaaaattgtaTTATGACCCTCACTGGTGAGAAATGAGATGTTACATGCATATGAATTTGACGAGTGTTTATAACTTTGTACATCCAAATCTGCATGCGAGGATGTATTTTTTCAGTAAATGCATTAATTTGTAAATTATATGCTCTTACATCTTGACTTATGTATATGTCTAATACTGAACATGGTGTTCACACTTTATTGCAACTCCTCGGCGTCCCGCATGACTCTGTGTCAACATTCCGGTCTGAATATCAGCTCATTTGCTTCACATTTATCAGTGTCAGGTACACAATCCTTACCCTAAAAAAAAGTGCATAATCTTTAATACTGGGTCTACTGTTCCGATCACACTAAATAAATAACTTTGCGGTCTCTCCTGCGATGTACAGTAATATAAGATGTAAACTGATTTCATCCATTTATATGCGCTCATCTTTTGAGTGCGGATAGTTACATAGGAGGTCCGCTCAGTTGGAGGTACAAAGTCATTAGAAAAGATTAAACTGATCTCATCCAGTTCTATGTGCTCATCATATGTATGAATGTAGGTGGTCACATGTGAGGTCAAGTATgaagtctttttttttttgaagatgtCATATAGTAGTGGATAATTCAACATCATTGGAATGGTAGTGTTCTATGTCTATCTAATCTAATCATCTTCTTGAATATAGCTTAATCTTTATTTATTTTCTAGATTGCATATACTTTGTTATGTGTACTTATACATGGGCTAATTTTACTGAGCTAAATCATCATGTTGGTGAACCAACAGATGTACCGATGAATCCTGCACAGCGTAAGCGTTATCGTGACCGGGATAGATACTTGGGAATGACACCAATTCAAAGAGAAGCTTATTTACAGAGGAATCGTGAGTACAAACGAGCTAAACGAGATAACAATGCAAGTGGTAGTAGTGCAAAGTTTATAACTGGGCAAACAAATATCCAGTCAAATATGTGCCACCCAGATAATGGACCTCGCGGCACAGTTAGTCAGTCTGGAGTATATGCATCTTCTACTTCTCTTGAATATCAAGCTGCAGATATTGCATTGAAAAATTGCAGTCAACGTAAGCGGCAACGTGGCACTAGCTGGTACTCACACTTGAAACCTGAACAAAGAGAAGCATACTTACAAAGGAATCGTGAGTATAAGAAAAGAAGAAAGTCTCAGTTAGCAGGTTGTAGTAATCCACACGATAAGACTGATTGGGCAGGTTGCAGTAATAGAAAAAATAGAGCTGGACAAACTGACAGCTTGCTTAGTCAACATACTTATATGGAAGTTCATGACCATATGGTTTCTGAATCTGAAGATGCAATCTACGTCCCAGTGAATATTTTTCCTGCTAACCAAGGTAATTTCAGCACCAGATAACAATGTTTTTTCTAAATTACTTGTACTCATGATTATTGTTAATTATGGCCACCAGTTTTATTAAAATGATTCATTTCATCAGGTAATATCAGTGAAAATGGAGATGACATGACACTTGAATATGGGCAAACCCAGGACATGCTTGAaggcgatgatgaagatgatgagagCTATATATTCTGTGGACGAGGTAAACGTGTTAATACATatgtagattttttttttttgcagacaGGGTGATCATTACATACTGTTTTCTCACATTCCCAAGAAAATGGACAGGTTCTGAATATGCGTCCTATCAAGAACCAAGCCGTGAAATTCATGAAACACAAGCTGATCCATATGATCACATATATCAGAATTTACCAAGTGGTAATCATGTCTTGGATGCAGTACCTAATTGCAACCATTGCGGCGCAAAAAGGTTTCAGTATGAGAAACCAACATTTTGTTGTATGGGAGGCAGAGTCATGATAGTAACTCCAAGTGTTCCTGACGAACTGCGTCGATTGTACACAAGTGAAGATCCAGAAGCTAAGTTTTTCCAAGATAATATACGGTACTTCAATTCACACTTTTCGTTTACCTCTCTTGGTGTTATGTTAGACCAGCGATACTGCAATAAAAGGTCTGGAGTTTACACTTTCCGTGCACAAGGTCAAATGTATCATGGAATTGACCAATTGGTTCCAACAGGGGATGGCCCCAAACATCTACAACTATACTTTTATGACACTGATCTGGATTTGCAACATAGATTCCGACACTCCCCTAATCTTGATAGAGTTCTAATCAGAAAGTTGACGCACATACTTTCACATAATAATCCTTATGCCCAAGCATTTCAAAGCCTTGGTTCAGTCTCAAATCTCGATGAATATCGAATTGAGCTTAACACAGACATTTGTTTAGATCAACGAGTATATAATGCACCCACTACGTCACAAGTAGCAGCAATCTGGGTAGAGGGAAATAATCCACAAGGTCACTTTGAGAGGAGTATAATTGTATATGGTAAATCAGATAAGCCACAATACATAAAAGCATACCAAGGTTGCTACGATCCACTGTCATACCCACTTTTCTTCCCGAATGGGGAAGTTGGTTGGAACCTGAATATACCGAAAGTTGGAAAAAATGCAACTCTTAAAAGCCATCAAGTAAATGACCTCGATGAAGAAGGTAAATAGTTATATATTTTGAGGGTGTAGTCATTCTATGTTTTTTTTCATAATTTAATGTAAACATTTTTTGTTGTATAGGGCAAGAGTACAACTCCGGTTCTTGTGTTTCACCAAGGGAATATTATTGTTTCAAATTGCAAATTCGAGACAGAGAATTTAATGTCTTACTTTTTGGAAAACGACTCACTCAACAATACATTGTTGATATGTACATAAAGATTGAATCAATAAGATTGGCATTCTACTTAAAACCATCAAATCAAATTCTCATACGAGCAGATCTGTATCAAGGGTTGGTTGATAGTGTTGTTGCTGGTGAGACCCGTGCATGCATGATTGGAAGGCGCATTGTACTCCCTCCCTCTTTCATTGGGGGTCCGAGGGACATGCGTCGAAGGTATTTGGATGCTATGGCCTTGGTGCAGCGGTTTGGGAAACCAGATTTATTTCTAACGATGACATGCAACCCAAATTGGGAAGAGATAATAAAAGAGCTTGCACCCGGCCAATCAGCGCAAGATCGACCAGACTTGG
Coding sequences within it:
- the LOC139838298 gene encoding uncharacterized protein, translating into MWYAPIIPWLKRLFRNKEHAKLLRWYKEDRKSDGELRHPADGTQWRKIDREFKDFAADARNLRFGLSTDGMNPFGEQSSSHSTWPVTLCIYNLPPWLCMKRKFIMMPVLIQGPKQPGNDIDVYLRPLVDELLQLWGRPGLRVWDEHKEEEFDLRALLFVTINDWPALSNLSGQTNKEYNACTHCLHETESIYLANCKKNVYLGHRRFLPRHHNLRKKGKHFNGKADHRPKPTERTGADVFDMVKDLKVIFGKGPGGQSVPQGVDGHAPMWKKKSIFWELEYWKILDVRSAIDVMHVTTNICVKLLSFLGVYGKKNDTKEARQDQQHLKDPEDRHPERPTATKALSARERKAQRKKALVVVGLTNRD
- the LOC127340501 gene encoding uncharacterized protein: MVFTLYCNSSASRMTLCQHSGLNISSFASHLSVSDVPMNPAQRKRYRDRDRYLGMTPIQREAYLQRNREYKRAKRDNNASGSSAKFITGQTNIQSNMCHPDNGPRGTVSQSGVYASSTSLEYQAADIALKNCSQRKRQRGTSWYSHLKPEQREAYLQRNREYKKRRKSQLAGCSNPHDKTDWAGCSNRKNRAGQTDSLLSQHTYMEVHDHMVSESEDAIYVPVNIFPANQGNISENGDDMTLEYGQTQDMLEGDDEDDESYIFCGRGSEYASYQEPSREIHETQADPYDHIYQNLPSGNHVLDAVPNCNHCGAKRFQYEKPTFCCMGGRVMIVTPSVPDELRRLYTSEDPEAKFFQDNIRYFNSHFSFTSLGVMLDQRYCNKRSGVYTFRAQGQMYHGIDQLVPTGDGPKHLQLYFYDTDLDLQHRFRHSPNLDRVLIRKLTHILSHNNPYAQAFQSLGSVSNLDEYRIELNTDICLDQRVYNAPTTSQVAAIWVEGNNPQGHFERSIIVYGKSDKPQYIKAYQGCYDPLSYPLFFPNGEVGWNLNIPKVGKNATLKSHQVNDLDEEGK